The Malassezia restricta chromosome VI, complete sequence genome segment GTACATCGGCCCaagcagcgagcgcagcaagTCGTCGGCCTGCAGGGCCAGACCTTCCGTGGCGAGTACcgtggcgagcgcatgcagtGCCTCGCGGTACTCTCCTGCGCTTTCGAGCAGTTCGGCTGCTTGCATGCGCATTTCAAGGTGCCGTATCGTGGCTGTCAGCACTCGCACGGGCGTCACACCACGCTCAGGCTCCATCGTCTGTgtggccagcgcatcgttCAGCACGCACTCGGCGTGCCGCACgggcgcatgcgcgccttggcggAGTCGCACGTCCCAAGACGTGCTTAGGCGTGCGAGGGCGGCGTGGCCAATGCACACGAACGCCTGTGTCTTGGTATCGAGAGCGACGATGCACTGCCGCCGACGGAGGACGGCGACGGGCACGCCGTTGGTGTGGACGTACATAGCCGCCACAGAGTCGCGCGGGagaggcacgtcgccgagtgccacgcgctgctgaGTATGCCACCGGCGGACAcgggcgtcgcggccgagGGCCGCCACGTACGGACCACAGGCAGCGAGCTTGACGgtcggcacgccgagcaTCATCGACGCCGTACGTCGGCCGTGGTGCGTGTACCACACGAGCGTATGATCACAAAGGGCCACACACACGACACACGAGCTGACAGCGGCACACAGAACGGCGCACGGAGCATAATCGACCCAGTGGACCCGCTCATGCGCGACCCATGCGATCTCTGCAGAGTGCGCGTCATTGCGTACTTCGAGGACGCCCTCGATGCCGTCCTGCGTGTATGTCTGGGACGATGCCACGGAGATGTCGTCCATCACTTGCTCGTCATCGAggtcgacgtcgagcggGTGGGCGGGCtccagcggcgtgcggtGGGTATCAAAGAAGCGCGTCCGCGGATCCGGCCGCGGCCACGAAACGAGCGTCGGTGGCTCGGTGGGTATGTtgggcatcgtcgtcgtgacgGCTGGCGAGGCGCCTACGGGCGTAGGACAAATCCGTCGTTTTCCATGCTGATCCCGGGTGATGGtctggacgaggcgctgcggaGGATGGGCATGGAGGATCGGGGGAGCGAGGGGGCGTTGCGGGGGAGCTTGTCGCACGGCgggacgagcgcgaggcacggcgccgagctgTCGTCGAGCTGTCGCGAGGACATCGTCGGGGGCGACGGGTGCGAGATCGGAGGCGTCAAAggcgagggcggcgacggTGCCGTCCGACGAGCACGCATAGAGCGTGTAGCCATCCGCGGACCACTGCATGTCCATGACATGCCGCTCGAACAAGTCGCGCGCGACCAGGAGGGGCCGGGGGATGCCTGTGACCCATACAGATACAGTCTGGTCCTGTGCGCCGAGGGCGACGACCGACACAGGCGGCTGGTCGCCGCGCTGGAACCACTGGGGACTGCAGGCGGCTACCGACacggcatgctcgtgtCCCACAAGGGCCAGGTCGGAGGCCCACGTGTACCGCTCGACAATGCTCGACACAAACACGGGGCCATTCATCGCATTCGCCGTGAGCAAGAATTTGCCGTCCGGTGTCCACGACAGGCGGTGGAAAAAGGTGCTGCTGGGACTGCTGCGAAACGGGTCTGAGATCGACGCCTCGAGCCCCCAgtcgtgcgtgcgccatACCTTGACTGTGCGGTCATCACTGCTCGTAGCGAGGAACAGCTCGGTCGGGTCAAAGGCGACGCCCTTCACAAAGCCATGGTGTCCACGGATGGTCCGCACCCGGTCGAACGTGTCGCCGGACCAGATGATCACGAGCGAGTCGAGACCGACGGTCGCGAGGTACGTATCTGACTCGCTCCAGGAAATGTCGGTGACGTCCGAGGTGTGTCCTGGCAGCcggcgatgcatgcgccagTGCTCGAGGGCTGGCTCCGAGGACCCAAACGACGTCGGGGCCGCCGACTCGTCTAGCTCCCACACCACAGCAACCGTGTCATCGGAGCCAGACACAAGGTAGCGTCCCGAGTGCGAGAAGCGCACAGCCAACACTGCGCCCGTGTGGCGTGCCAGCGTGCACAGGTGCCGCGGCTCACGCGCGTCCTCATCGAGAATCGGTGCCGTGGCCCATATCCGAATCTTGGTATCGAGTCCACCCGTAGCGATGCGCGTGCCGTCTGGATGCACACTCACGCTGTAgatcgtcgtgcgcttcgtgcgctcATCCGGCTTGTGCACGACCCAGTCCGGCACGGTAATGTGCACCATGACGTGGAAAGGCAAGACGTCGTATGCTTAACTAAGCGGCTATGGAGGCACCGAGGACAGGTCGTACGGTGTGATCCACGTCGCGAGGTCCTCCTCGGGCGCGACGTTCGACGCCACATTCCACCGCGAGAgcttgcggcgcatgcggtCTCGAAAGTGCTCgcgaggcggtggcgcgTCCTGGCTGTCCTGCAGTGGCTCGAGCGGATGCTGGTGCAGGCTCAGTTGCTGGTGGAGGCATTGCTGCTCCAGTGCGCCCAGgagcggcgccgacgacaGCGGGACGCACTGGCTCCGCGTCTCGAGCCAGTCGTCTTCGACCGAGATGGCCTGGTGCAGCTCACGCAGGGACGAAGCGTGACTGAGCTGCGGGGCGGAGAACAGCGTATGAGCGAGCGTCACGAGGTCCGTAGGCAGAGCCAGGGGGTGAGACACCAAGGGCACGCACGTCAGCGTAGATTGCCGCTCCTTGCAGAAGGATGCTATCTCCGGCGTCTTGAGCAGGGGCTGGCTCCGAGTGCTGAGAGCGAGGAGCGCAaacgacggcgacgcgaACGGCAGAGTGTCggcgcgacgaggcacagagagcgcgacgtgcaAGTACAGACTCGTGGAAGgcgcctcgacgcgcgtcttgccgtgccatgccatggcctgcaAGAGCATCTTCCACGAGTACGCACGCAACACAAAGTACGGTCGCTCCGTTCCTAGCTCAATCACATCAGGGAAGTAGAGCTTGTGCTCCGGTGGCATGCAGCATTCGGACGCCACGTCCGGGGTAGGGTATAATATGGCACCGCTCGGTGCATACAGATCCATGGCGTAGGCATGCGTCGCCGTACCAAACTGGACGCCACGCAGAGCTGGCTGCCCCTCGGCGTACTCTGGCGGATACGGAAGAAGCGGGAGATCATGGTCGGCTGCCTCAGTGGCAAGCTGAGGCGGCGACTCGGCCGGAGCAGCGGATGCATCGCAGTCGTCTGGCTGGGCCGTGGGCTCCTCCCAGCCCGGATCTTCTGGAGCAGGTTCGGTAAgaggcgcctcggcggcacacGAGTCCGGCTCTGCCGACGAAACGGGCGGCTCATCGTCACTCCTCGACCACGGACTTTCTGGCGCGTCAGACAGAAATCCatcatcctcttcttcatGGCGCCCAAACATTTGTTCGTACCGGCTCAGCGTGTGTGACTCGGGCGGGACAGGCTTCGGCAGCTCGGGCTCTTGGTCAGGTgaaggcggcgtcggcTCTCGCACCCATGGATTCGTTGGCTCTTGATACGACAGCGCCTCTGGCGCCTGGTGCTCTGCCTCATCCTGTATCGGCACGCCTTGACTTAAACTGCCCCCAGGCGTTAATATCGAGGGCCGCGCACGGAGCCACAAGAGCGCCTCCATCTCGGGGGCAGACTCGATCGAGTGGGAGTCTGGTGGGCCTGGTGAGAGCGCACGGATCCGTCGCTCATGCTCTTGTCGACTCTGCGCGATTATTTCCATCTCTAACAGTGCATGTCGCTGCTTTTCTGCCtcgcggcgtcgctggtCGCGATACGCTTCGCGGCGCGACTCTTCCATAATCTCCTCGATGcgttgctgctgctgctccctttcgcgctgctgcatagCGTGCTCGGCTTCACTAGCCCTCAAGGCCTCCTGCAACATGGcttcctcttcgtcctgCCGCTTTTGCGCCTGGTCCTGCTGCACTACGAGCGATGCACGTAGAGCTCGAGACAATTCATCCTCCTCGCTATCTTGCGCCGGTGCTGACGGTGCCTCAGACGTGGCCCCATTCCTATTTTCGCCGGCCGGCGGATCATACGGGTTGGGGAACGCATCCTCTGGCAAAGCTGCCATCTCGGAGGCGCAGGACAGAGCAAGGGCGTCTCGTCAAGGGCCGCGTGTGCCTCCACTTTGGGACAGTGATGGCCCACCAtccacggccgccgccgcctcccATAGAGCGGGTGGTCTTTGACGACTATGTCATACGCACATGGTACACGAGCCCATACCCGATCCAGGCACCGACGCTATGGATTTGCCATGGGTGCTTGAAGTACATGCGCTCAGCGCACACGTTCCACGCACATCGCCGCACCTGTACTTATACACATCCACCGGGTCGAAAGGTGTACCAGCGTGGAGCGCACATTCTGTGGGAGGTGGATGGTGCTCAGCAAAAGCTGTATGTCCAGAATTTATGTCTGCTCGGCAAGCTATTTATCGACCACAAGACGGTGTT includes the following:
- a CDS encoding protein HIRA/HIR1, whose amino-acid sequence is MVHITVPDWVVHKPDERTKRTTIYSVSVHPDGTRIATGGLDTKIRIWATAPILDEDAREPRHLCTLARHTGAVLAVRFSHSGRYLVSGSDDTVAVVWELDESAAPTSFGSSEPALEHWRMHRRLPGHTSDVTDISWSESDTYLATVGLDSLVIIWSGDTFDRVRTIRGHHGFVKGVAFDPTELFLATSSDDRTVKVWRTHDWGLEASISDPFRSSPSSTFFHRLSWTPDGKFLLTANAMNGPVFVSSIVERYTWASDLALVGHEHAVSVAACSPQWFQRGDQPPVSVVALGAQDQTVSVWVTGIPRPLLVARDLFERHVMDMQWSADGYTLYACSSDGTVAALAFDASDLAPVAPDDVLATARRQLGAVPRARPAVRQAPPQRPLAPPILHAHPPQRLVQTITRDQHGKRRICPTPVGASPAVTTTMPNIPTEPPTLVSWPRPDPRTRFFDTHRTPLEPAHPLDVDLDDEQVMDDISVASSQTYTQDGIEGVLEVRNDAHSAEIAWVAHERVHWVDYAPCAVLCAAVSSCVVCVALCDHTLVWYTHHGRRTASMMLGVPTVKLAACGPYVAALGRDARVRRWHTQQRVALGDVPLPRDSVAAMYVHTNGVPVAVLRRRQCIVALDTKTQAFVCIGHAALARLSTSWDVRLRQGAHAPVRHAECVLNDALATQTMEPERGVTPVRVLTATIRHLEMRMQAAELLESAGEYREALHALATVLATEGLALQADDLLRSLLGPMYYRPDAPAWDPCVLGMPKRELLASVLTTMQQHRRLDTLVHGVQHVLRTLASDAT